A genomic segment from Osmerus mordax isolate fOsmMor3 chromosome 5, fOsmMor3.pri, whole genome shotgun sequence encodes:
- the LOC136943499 gene encoding histone H4, with product MSGRGKGGKGLGKGGAKRHRKVLRDNIQGITKPAIRRLARRGGVKRISGLIYEETRGVLKVFLENVIRDAVTYTEHAKRKTVTAMDVVYALKRQGRTLYGFGG from the coding sequence ATGTCAGGAAGAGGCAAAGGAGGCAAAGGACTCGGAAAAGGAGGCGCCAAGCGTCATCGCAAGGTTCTCCGTGACAACATCCAGGGCATCACCAAGCCCGCCATCCGCCGCCTTGCTCGCCGCGGTGGCGTGAAGCGTATTTCAGGCTTAATATACGAAGAGACGCGAGGTGTGCTGAAGGTGTTCCTGGAGAACGTCATCCGTGATGCCGTGACCTACACCGAGCACGCGAAAAGGAAGACCGTGACCGCCATGGACGTGGTCTACGCTCTGAAGCGCCAGGGACGTACTCTGTACGGCTTCGGCGGTTAA
- the LOC136942956 gene encoding histone H2B: protein MPEPAKSAPKKGSKKAVSKTAAKGGKKRRKSRKESYAIYVYKVLKQVHPDTGISSKAMGIMNSFVNDIFERIAGESSRLAHYNKRSTITSREIQTAVRLLLPGELAKHAVSEGTKAVTKYTSSK from the coding sequence ATGCCTGAGCCAGCAAAGTCCGCGCCCAAAAAGGGCTCCAAGAAAGCCGTTTCCAAGACCGCCGCAAAGGGCGGCAAGAAGCGCAGAAAGTCCAGGAAGGAGAGCTACGCCATCTACGTGTACAAGGTACTGAAGCAGGTCCACCCTGACACTGGTATCTCCTCCAAGGCCATGGGAATCATGAACTCCTTCGTCAACGATATTTTCGAGCGTATCGCCGGAGAGTCGTCTCGCCTGGCTCACTACAACAAGCGTTCAACCATCACCTCAAGGGAGATCCAGACCGCCGTCCGCCTGTTGCTCCCCGGTGAGCTGGCCAAACACGCCGTGTCCGAGGGCACCAAGGCCGTGACCAAGTACACCAGCTCCAAGTAA
- the LOC136942847 gene encoding histone H3-like: MRAEPEGFKCGRELTSVPVSNCQRRRCRRFANQSARERSPISGRQADYIYFLILSFKTNFKLVDEKTSIMARTKQTARKSTGGKAPRKQLATKAARKSAPATGGVKKPHRYRPGTVALREIRRYQKSTELLIRKLPFQRLVREIAQDFKTDLRFQSSAVMALQEASEAYLVGLFEDTNLCAIHAKRVTIMPKDIQLARRIRGERA, encoded by the coding sequence atgagggcgGAGCCAGAAGGTTTCAAATGTGGGCGGGAACTGACCTCCGTCCCCGTGTCCAATTGCCAACGGAGAAGGTGTCGACGGTTTGCCAATCAGTCTGCTCGGGAGAGAAGTCCAATCAGCGGACGACAAGCCGACTATATATACTTCCTTATCCTTTCTTTCAAGACTAACTTCAAACTCGTCGACGAAAAGACAAGCATCATGGCAAGAACCAAGCAGACAGCTCGTAAATCTACCGGTGGCAAAGCCCCGAGGAAGCAGCTCGCCACCAAGGCCGCTCGTAAGAGTGCCCCAGCTACCGGTGGCGTGAAGAAGCCCCATCGTTACAGGCCCGGGACTGTGGCTCTGAGAGAGATCCGTCGTTACCAGAAGTCCACCGAGCTGCTCATCCGCAAGCTGCCTTTCCAGCGCCTGGTGAGGGAAATCGCCCAGGATTTCAAGACCGATCTGCGTTTCCAGAGTTCCGCTGTGATGGCGCTGCAGGAGGCCAGCGAGGCTTACCTGGTCGGTCTGTTCGAGGACACCAACCTGTGCGCCATCCACGCCAAGAGGGTTACCATCATGCCCAAGGACATCCAGCTCGCCCGCCGCATCCGCGGAGAGCGCGCCTAG
- the LOC136942844 gene encoding histone H1-like: MAEVAPAPAPAKAPKKKAAAKPKKAGPSVGELIVKAVSASKERSGVSLAAVKKALAAGGYDVEKNNSRVKIAVKSLVTKGTLVQTKGTGASGSFKINKEAEAKAKKPVKKVAAPKVKKAVAKKPVAAKKPKKVLAKKPAAAKKSPKKVKKPAAAKKATKSPKKAKKPATPKKTVAKSPKKAAKAAKPKAAKPKAAKAKKAAPKKK; this comes from the coding sequence ATGGCAGAAGTCGCGCCAGCTCCCGCTCCAGCCAAGGCACCCAAGAAGAAGGCGGCAGCCAAGCCCAAGAAAGCTGGACCCAGCGTTGGCGAGCTGATCGTCAAGGCGGTGTCCGCTTCCAAGGAGAGAAGCGGCGTGTCCCTGGCAGCGGTCAAGAAAGCCCTGGCGGCCGGCGGCTACGACGTAGAGAAGAACAACTCCCGCGTCAAGATCGCAGTGAAGAGCCTCGTCACCAAAGGAACCTTGGTCCAGACCAAAGGAACAGGCGCTTCTGGCTCTTTTAAGATCAACAAGGAGGCGGAGGCCAAGGCAAAGAAGCCCGTTAAGAAGGTCGCCGCTCCGAAAGTCAAAAAGGCAGTCGCCAAGAAACCCGTTGCTGCCAAGAAGCCCAAGAAGGTCCTTGCGAAGAAGCCCGCGGCTGCCAAGAAGTCACCCAAGAAGGTTAAGAAGCCCGCGGCAGCCAAGAAGGCGACCAAGAGCCCCAAGAAGGCGAAGAAGCCCGCAACACCCAAGAAAACAGTGGCCAAGAGCCCCAAGAAGGCAGCTAAGGCAGCGAAGCCCAAAGCCGCCAAGCCCAAGGCGGCCAAGGCAAAGAAAGCAGCGCCTAAGAAGAAGTAA